From Actinopolyspora lacussalsi, a single genomic window includes:
- a CDS encoding hypothetical protein (product_source=Hypo-rule applied; pfam=PF13828; transmembrane_helix_parts=Outside_1_82,TMhelix_83_105,Inside_106_125,TMhelix_126_148,Outside_149_160): MSDPYDQNPHSPPSDSGGFPHPYQGSYGGAGYPGYQPGQPYPQYQQHPQYQQYPPAQPGGPVYLTAQPPRNNGMAITSMVLSLSSILLTCMWGLGLIPAILGVVFGHVAKKQIRRDGTEGDGMATAGLAVGYCVLGLVLLAIVPLILLGIATMPLIATNA, from the coding sequence ATGAGCGATCCGTACGATCAGAATCCGCACAGTCCGCCGTCGGACAGCGGTGGCTTTCCCCATCCCTACCAGGGGTCGTACGGCGGTGCTGGTTATCCCGGTTACCAGCCGGGCCAACCGTACCCGCAGTACCAGCAGCACCCCCAGTATCAGCAGTACCCGCCGGCCCAGCCGGGCGGACCGGTTTATCTCACTGCGCAGCCTCCCCGGAACAACGGAATGGCGATCACCTCGATGGTGCTCTCGCTGTCGAGCATCCTGTTGACATGCATGTGGGGACTGGGGCTCATACCGGCGATCCTGGGCGTAGTGTTCGGGCACGTGGCCAAGAAACAGATCCGGCGCGACGGGACCGAGGGAGACGGCATGGCCACGGCCGGGCTGGCGGTCGGCTACTGCGTGCTCGGGCTGGTGCTCCTGGCGATCGTGCCGCTGATCTTGCTCGGCATCGCCACCATGCCGTTGATAGCGACAAACGCGTAG
- a CDS encoding glycyl-tRNA synthetase (product_source=KO:K01880; cath_funfam=3.30.930.10,3.40.50.800; cog=COG0423; ko=KO:K01880; pfam=PF00587,PF03129; superfamily=52954,55681) has protein sequence MPTDQIETIVNLCKRRGFVYPSGEIYGGTRSAWDYGPLGVELKDNIKRQWWRSMVQGRDDVVGLDSSVILPREVWEASGHVQEFVDPLVECTACHHRHRSDQLAEEYAERTGKDVDDSDLSEVPCPNCGNRGQFTEPKMFNGLLKTFLGPVDSEEGLHYLRPETAQGIFVNFLNVMTTARKKPPFGIGQVGKSFRNEVTPGNFIFRTREFEQMEMEFFVEPGEDESWHEYWIANRTEWYTGLGIDPNNIRHYEHPKEKLSHYSKRTVDIEYRFGFSGSEWGELEGVANRTDFDLTTHSNHSGVDLSYFDQTSNSRYRPYVIEPAAGLGRPMMAFLVDAYREDEAPNAKGGVDKRVVLKLDRRLAPIKVAVLPLSRNADLSPKARDVAATLRRNWNIDFDDAGAIGRRYRRHDEIGTPFCVTVDFDSLSDHAVTVRERDTMEQERVAIDKLEAYLAARLVGC, from the coding sequence GTGCCCACCGACCAGATCGAAACGATCGTGAATCTGTGCAAGCGTCGTGGCTTCGTCTACCCGAGCGGCGAAATTTACGGCGGTACCCGGTCGGCATGGGATTACGGGCCGCTCGGGGTGGAGCTCAAGGACAACATCAAGCGCCAGTGGTGGCGCAGCATGGTGCAGGGGCGGGACGACGTCGTCGGCCTGGACTCCTCGGTCATCCTGCCGCGCGAGGTATGGGAAGCGTCCGGGCACGTGCAGGAGTTCGTGGATCCGTTGGTCGAGTGCACCGCCTGTCACCACCGGCACCGTTCCGACCAGCTCGCCGAGGAGTACGCCGAGCGTACCGGCAAGGACGTCGACGACAGCGACCTCTCCGAGGTGCCCTGCCCGAACTGCGGGAACCGCGGCCAGTTCACCGAGCCGAAGATGTTCAACGGCCTGCTCAAGACCTTCCTGGGTCCTGTCGACTCGGAGGAGGGGCTGCACTACCTGCGCCCGGAGACGGCTCAGGGCATCTTCGTCAACTTCCTGAACGTGATGACCACGGCGCGCAAGAAACCGCCGTTCGGGATCGGCCAGGTCGGCAAGTCGTTCCGCAACGAGGTGACCCCCGGAAACTTCATCTTCCGCACCCGCGAGTTCGAGCAGATGGAGATGGAGTTCTTCGTCGAGCCGGGTGAGGACGAGTCCTGGCACGAGTACTGGATCGCCAACCGCACCGAGTGGTACACCGGGCTCGGCATCGATCCGAACAACATCCGCCATTACGAGCACCCCAAGGAAAAGCTCTCGCACTACTCCAAGCGGACCGTCGACATCGAGTACCGCTTCGGCTTCAGCGGCAGCGAGTGGGGTGAGCTGGAGGGCGTCGCGAACCGGACGGACTTCGACCTGACCACCCACTCCAATCATTCCGGCGTGGACCTGTCGTACTTCGACCAGACCAGCAACTCCCGCTACCGTCCCTACGTGATCGAGCCCGCGGCCGGGCTCGGCAGGCCGATGATGGCCTTCCTGGTCGACGCCTACCGCGAGGACGAGGCCCCCAACGCCAAGGGCGGGGTGGACAAGCGCGTCGTGCTCAAGCTCGACCGCAGGCTGGCGCCGATCAAGGTCGCGGTGCTGCCGCTGTCGCGGAACGCCGATCTCTCCCCGAAGGCGCGGGACGTCGCGGCCACGCTGCGCCGCAACTGGAACATCGACTTCGACGACGCGGGTGCCATCGGAAGGCGCTACCGCAGGCACGACGAGATCGGTACCCCGTTCTGCGTCACGGTCGACTTCGACTCGCTGTCCGATCACGCGGTTACGGTGCGCGAACGCGACACGATGGAGCAGGAGCGGGTGGCCATCGACAAGCTGGAGGCGTACCTGGCGGCTCGCCTGGTCGGCTGCTGA
- a CDS encoding hypothetical protein (product_source=Hypo-rule applied; pfam=PF10825; transmembrane_helix_parts=Inside_1_11,TMhelix_12_34,Outside_35_65,TMhelix_66_88,Inside_89_100,TMhelix_101_123,Outside_124_137) translates to MGTGSAARRFGPFRTLSVAVGLGVLAAVLLISPVEPPCPFKMLGLDGPMCGGTRMLRALLAGDPLLALEFNAFVLLVLSPVALSLFVAAARFELGRTRRIWPAGRGGSTCAYLLGAGLLLWTILRNIPVPPLTTLST, encoded by the coding sequence TTGGGGACCGGATCCGCGGCCCGTCGATTCGGGCCGTTCCGTACGCTTTCGGTGGCCGTCGGGCTCGGCGTCCTCGCCGCGGTGTTGCTGATCTCACCCGTGGAGCCGCCGTGCCCGTTCAAGATGCTGGGACTGGACGGCCCCATGTGCGGGGGCACCCGCATGCTCCGGGCGTTGCTGGCGGGTGATCCGTTGCTCGCCCTGGAATTCAACGCCTTCGTACTGTTGGTGTTGTCCCCGGTGGCGCTGTCCTTGTTCGTGGCGGCGGCACGTTTCGAGCTGGGCAGAACACGGCGGATCTGGCCCGCGGGCCGCGGCGGGTCGACGTGCGCGTACCTGCTGGGGGCGGGGCTGCTGCTGTGGACGATCCTCCGCAACATTCCCGTTCCGCCCCTGACGACGCTGTCCACCTGA
- a CDS encoding uncharacterized SAM-binding protein YcdF (DUF218 family) (product_source=COG1434; cog=COG1434; pfam=PF02698; superfamily=52218; transmembrane_helix_parts=Inside_1_20,TMhelix_21_43,Outside_44_221), translated as MRDVTHHPETGRTRRRGRITVWIGRAFLGALLVASLVLGGTAFRVWQVALVDHRRSADMIVVLGAAQYNGDPSPVLRSRLEHALELYRSGLSEHIVTVGGNQAGDNYTEAQAGSMWLIEQGVPPGAVVEAEVGSDTLRSIRAVSEVAERRDWDSALIVSDPWHSWRCRTMAEDQGLRAMVSPTRSGPTEDVRTAYILREAAAMLFYRLMHASADVTGYGLG; from the coding sequence ATGCGTGACGTGACCCATCACCCCGAAACCGGCCGGACGCGGCGCCGTGGGCGCATCACCGTCTGGATCGGCAGAGCATTCCTCGGTGCGCTGCTGGTCGCCTCGCTGGTGCTCGGTGGTACCGCTTTCCGGGTCTGGCAGGTAGCGCTCGTCGATCATCGGCGCAGCGCCGACATGATCGTGGTTCTCGGGGCCGCGCAGTACAACGGGGACCCCTCCCCGGTGTTGCGCAGCAGGCTGGAGCACGCGCTGGAGCTCTATCGGAGTGGGCTCTCCGAGCACATCGTCACTGTCGGCGGTAACCAGGCCGGTGACAACTACACGGAGGCCCAGGCGGGCAGCATGTGGTTGATCGAGCAAGGGGTGCCGCCGGGAGCCGTGGTGGAGGCCGAGGTCGGCAGCGACACGCTGCGCAGCATCCGTGCCGTCTCCGAGGTCGCCGAGCGCCGCGACTGGGACTCGGCGCTGATCGTCAGCGACCCCTGGCACTCCTGGCGGTGTCGGACCATGGCCGAGGACCAGGGGTTGCGGGCCATGGTCTCGCCGACCAGGAGCGGCCCGACCGAGGACGTGCGGACCGCCTACATCCTGCGCGAGGCGGCCGCGATGTTGTTCTACCGCCTCATGCACGCCTCGGCGGACGTCACCGGATACGGACTCGGGTAG
- a CDS encoding hypothetical protein (product_source=Hypo-rule applied; superfamily=55961), with the protein MSSEAAGTADLLTVAKRALENYYEVRVDDDGALTFLHSGTPCALQAMRLAEGLTVLSLTCVIAWDLPQEDAIARWVAERAGQGMFGTLGVVRTEGGTDLTLRYAFPADGMAEEPLATLLMLVISGGSQLRGELAEAFGSEVVAGFGDPG; encoded by the coding sequence ATGTCGAGTGAAGCCGCCGGGACGGCCGATCTGCTGACAGTGGCCAAACGCGCGCTGGAGAACTACTACGAGGTACGGGTCGACGACGACGGCGCGCTGACCTTCCTGCACTCCGGTACGCCGTGCGCGTTGCAGGCGATGCGCCTCGCCGAGGGGCTGACCGTGCTGAGTCTGACCTGCGTAATCGCCTGGGACCTGCCCCAGGAGGACGCGATAGCTCGATGGGTGGCCGAACGCGCCGGCCAGGGCATGTTCGGCACGCTCGGTGTGGTGCGCACCGAGGGTGGAACGGATCTCACGCTGCGCTATGCGTTCCCCGCGGACGGGATGGCGGAGGAGCCGTTGGCCACGTTGCTGATGCTCGTGATTTCCGGCGGGTCGCAGCTGCGGGGGGAACTCGCCGAGGCGTTCGGTTCCGAGGTTGTGGCCGGGTTCGGCGATCCCGGCTGA
- a CDS encoding hypothetical protein (product_source=Hypo-rule applied), with translation MSNDVNRHHIQKVVVDGEPYINSDNVADWVTDLRWQDPAAERAAGYIAQELRLMGLADIEETLG, from the coding sequence ATGTCCAACGACGTGAACCGGCATCACATCCAGAAGGTCGTCGTCGACGGCGAGCCCTACATCAACTCGGACAATGTCGCCGACTGGGTGACGGATCTGCGCTGGCAGGATCCCGCCGCCGAACGCGCGGCCGGCTACATCGCCCAGGAGCTCCGCCTGATGGGGCTGGCCGACATCGAGGAGACGCTGGGGTAA
- a CDS encoding ArsR family transcriptional regulator (product_source=KO:K03892; cath_funfam=1.10.10.10; cog=COG0640; ko=KO:K03892; pfam=PF01022; smart=SM00418; superfamily=46785) — translation MRNDEEHSGERAEPATVPAGDPETLTEAGELLRALAAPVRIAIVLQLRVGERCVHELVDALGVAQPLISQHLRVLKTAGVVRGRRNGREVVYRLVDDHLAHIVVDAVAHAEEGSEDENASTVNAP, via the coding sequence ATGCGCAACGACGAAGAGCACTCCGGCGAACGAGCCGAACCGGCCACGGTCCCCGCCGGTGACCCGGAGACCCTTACCGAGGCGGGTGAGTTGCTGCGGGCACTGGCGGCGCCGGTGCGGATCGCCATCGTGCTGCAACTGCGCGTCGGCGAACGCTGTGTGCACGAACTCGTCGACGCGCTCGGCGTGGCCCAGCCGCTCATCAGCCAACATCTCCGGGTGCTGAAAACGGCTGGTGTGGTGCGTGGCCGCCGCAACGGGCGCGAGGTGGTCTACCGGCTGGTGGACGACCATCTGGCGCACATAGTCGTGGACGCCGTAGCCCACGCGGAAGAGGGTTCGGAGGACGAGAACGCCTCCACGGTGAACGCGCCCTAG
- a CDS encoding hypothetical protein (product_source=Hypo-rule applied) produces the protein MTAGGSTRGTATRLDHHDALTLDSSDHREPVTATSPDPDPRETSGAGA, from the coding sequence ATGACGGCTGGAGGCAGCACTCGCGGGACCGCTACTCGGCTGGATCATCACGACGCGCTGACCCTCGATAGCAGTGATCATCGCGAACCGGTCACCGCTACGAGCCCGGACCCCGACCCGCGAGAAACCAGTGGCGCCGGCGCCTGA
- a CDS encoding DNA repair protein RecO (recombination protein O) (product_source=KO:K03584; cath_funfam=2.40.50.140; cog=COG1381; ko=KO:K03584; pfam=PF02565,PF11967; superfamily=50249,57863; tigrfam=TIGR00613) has product MSLYRDVGVVLRVGKLGEADRIVTLLTRRYGKVRAVAKGVRRTGSRFGARLEPFAHVDVQLHTGRTLDVITQVQTLDAFGMGIVGDYRRYTTACAALETVDRIVAEEREPVLRVYLLTVGALRAFSGRDRDPSLVLDSFVLRAMAFAGWSPALGECARCGLAGPHPAFSVAAGGTVCAECRPTGAVRPAATTIRLLNALLNGEWAVAEESGESVRGEASGLVAAHLQWHLEHRLRSLPLVERHAAADPEVREHESPNPVPELIRQRASGVEDSVERDTPTGAAQSAHSGSAQPDSVTGSGDS; this is encoded by the coding sequence GTGAGCCTGTATCGGGATGTCGGTGTCGTGCTGCGCGTGGGCAAGCTCGGCGAGGCCGACCGGATCGTCACACTGCTGACCCGGCGGTACGGCAAGGTGCGCGCCGTGGCCAAGGGGGTGCGTCGCACCGGTTCCCGGTTCGGCGCCAGGCTGGAACCGTTCGCACACGTGGATGTCCAGCTGCACACCGGAAGAACGCTCGATGTGATCACCCAGGTGCAGACCCTGGACGCCTTCGGGATGGGGATAGTCGGTGACTACCGGCGCTACACCACGGCCTGCGCCGCGTTGGAGACCGTCGACCGCATCGTCGCGGAGGAACGCGAACCGGTGCTGCGCGTGTACCTGCTCACCGTCGGAGCGTTGCGCGCCTTCAGCGGCAGAGACCGGGATCCCTCGTTGGTGCTGGACTCCTTCGTGCTGCGGGCCATGGCGTTCGCCGGATGGTCACCGGCGCTGGGCGAATGCGCCCGTTGCGGTCTCGCCGGGCCACACCCGGCGTTCAGCGTGGCCGCGGGAGGCACTGTCTGCGCCGAGTGCAGACCCACGGGTGCGGTTCGTCCGGCCGCCACGACGATCCGACTGCTGAACGCCCTGCTCAACGGCGAGTGGGCAGTGGCGGAGGAGTCCGGTGAGTCCGTGCGCGGTGAGGCCAGCGGGTTGGTCGCCGCTCACCTGCAATGGCATCTGGAGCACCGGTTGCGGTCGTTGCCCCTGGTCGAGCGGCACGCGGCGGCTGATCCAGAGGTGCGTGAGCACGAGTCGCCGAATCCCGTGCCCGAGCTCATCCGGCAACGCGCGAGCGGGGTCGAGGACTCGGTCGAGCGCGACACTCCGACCGGGGCTGCCCAGTCGGCCCATTCCGGATCGGCCCAGCCCGATTCCGTCACCGGGTCGGGGGATTCGTGA
- a CDS encoding Fur family ferric uptake transcriptional regulator (product_source=KO:K03711; cath_funfam=1.10.10.10; cog=COG0735; ko=KO:K03711; pfam=PF01475; superfamily=46785) has translation MTSSERPSAAIPGLRSTKQRAAVSRLLSEIDDFRSAQELHEQLRNRGEGIGLTTVYRTLQSLADAGEIDVLRSDSGEAVYRKCSTDHHHHLVCRYCGRTVEVADPPVEDWAERIATEHGFSEVDHTVEIIGTCSECGV, from the coding sequence GTGACCTCCAGCGAGCGTCCCTCGGCCGCGATCCCGGGTCTGCGGTCCACCAAGCAGCGGGCCGCGGTGTCGCGTCTACTCAGCGAGATCGACGATTTCCGCTCCGCGCAGGAACTGCACGAGCAGCTGCGGAACCGCGGCGAAGGTATCGGACTGACAACCGTCTACCGCACGCTGCAGTCGCTGGCCGACGCGGGTGAGATCGACGTACTTCGCAGTGACTCCGGGGAAGCCGTCTACCGGAAGTGCTCCACCGACCACCACCATCACCTGGTCTGCCGGTACTGCGGCAGAACGGTCGAGGTGGCGGACCCCCCGGTGGAGGACTGGGCGGAACGGATCGCCACCGAGCACGGCTTCTCCGAGGTGGATCACACCGTCGAGATAATCGGCACCTGCTCCGAGTGCGGAGTCTGA
- a CDS encoding GTP-binding protein Era (product_source=KO:K03595; cath_funfam=3.30.300.20,3.40.50.300; cog=COG1159; ko=KO:K03595; pfam=PF01926,PF07650; smart=SM00382; superfamily=52540; tigrfam=TIGR00436) — MTSSSETHRSGFACFVGRPNAGKSTLTNALVGTKVAITSSKPQTTRHAIRGIVHRTDAQLVIVDTPGLHRPRTLLGERLNDLVHETWSEVDVIGFCVPADQKIGPGDRHIAAELAKVARRTPVIGVVTKTDVVSRPRVAQQLVAMQELMDFTEIVPVSAVDRFQMDVLSDLLVRQVPEGPQLYPDGEITDEPEESLISELIRESALEGVRDELPHSLAVAIDEMAPREDYDNLVDIYASLYVERSSQKAIVIGRSGERLKEVGETARRHIQALLGSKIYLDLQVKVAKEWQRDPKQLRKLGF, encoded by the coding sequence TCGGCACGAAGGTGGCCATCACCTCCAGCAAGCCGCAGACCACGCGGCACGCGATCCGAGGGATCGTGCACCGGACCGACGCGCAGTTGGTCATCGTGGACACGCCGGGACTGCACCGTCCCCGGACCCTGCTGGGAGAACGACTCAACGACCTGGTGCACGAAACGTGGTCCGAGGTCGATGTCATCGGCTTCTGCGTGCCCGCCGACCAGAAGATCGGTCCCGGCGATCGCCACATCGCCGCGGAGCTCGCCAAGGTGGCCCGTCGTACCCCGGTGATCGGTGTCGTCACCAAGACCGACGTGGTGAGCAGACCACGCGTGGCCCAACAACTGGTCGCCATGCAGGAACTCATGGACTTCACCGAGATCGTTCCGGTCTCGGCGGTGGACAGGTTCCAGATGGACGTTCTCTCCGATCTGCTGGTGCGGCAGGTTCCGGAGGGACCGCAGCTGTACCCGGACGGCGAGATCACCGACGAGCCCGAGGAGTCGTTGATCTCCGAACTCATCCGCGAGTCGGCCCTGGAAGGGGTGCGTGACGAACTGCCGCACTCACTGGCGGTGGCCATCGACGAGATGGCCCCCAGGGAGGACTACGACAACCTGGTGGACATCTACGCATCGCTGTACGTGGAGCGTTCCAGCCAGAAGGCCATCGTGATCGGTAGGAGCGGGGAACGCCTCAAGGAGGTCGGCGAGACCGCCAGGCGGCACATCCAGGCGCTGCTGGGCAGCAAGATTTACCTGGATCTGCAGGTGAAGGTCGCCAAGGAATGGCAGCGCGATCCCAAGCAGCTTCGCAAGCTGGGCTTCTAG
- a CDS encoding dGTPase (product_source=KO:K01129; cath_funfam=1.10.3210.10; cog=COG0232; ko=KO:K01129; pfam=PF01966,PF13286; smart=SM00471; superfamily=109604; tigrfam=TIGR01353): protein MSALRPPGYAEHDSQRLVDESPKVSESAGGEPLPRAPFARDRARVLHSAALRRLAGKTQVMGPGEGDVPRTRLTHSLEVAQIGRAIAVELGTDPDVVDTAGLAHDIGHPPFGHNGEDALAELAADCGGFEGNAQTLRILTRLEPKLVAPDGTECGLNLTRACLDAATKYPWPLSHDGYGKFGVYESDSAVFRWLRLGAPSRARCLEAQIMDWADDVAYSVHDLEDGVHTGRIAPRALLDPEERGEILRIADKYFRGQRPLDTGSLEAAAFELVANPALAAVLDYDGSVTAQVALKRLTSELVGRFVAAAVRATRSEFGTGPLTRYAADLVVPEEVAAEVAVLKAMALRYVMSDPERLRLQESQRRILTELVNVLARAAPASLTPAARVAWEAASDDRGRLRALLDQVASFTDAQAVSWHAHWVTKTGYSV from the coding sequence ATGTCCGCACTCCGGCCGCCGGGCTACGCCGAGCACGACTCACAGCGGCTGGTCGACGAGTCCCCCAAGGTCTCCGAGTCGGCCGGCGGGGAGCCGCTGCCGCGTGCGCCCTTCGCACGTGATCGTGCGCGCGTGCTGCACTCGGCAGCGTTGCGTCGTCTCGCGGGCAAGACTCAGGTGATGGGGCCCGGTGAGGGTGATGTCCCCCGGACGAGGCTCACCCATTCCCTGGAGGTCGCACAGATCGGTCGCGCCATCGCGGTGGAGCTGGGAACCGACCCCGACGTGGTGGACACCGCCGGGTTGGCCCATGACATCGGTCATCCGCCGTTCGGCCACAACGGGGAAGACGCGCTCGCGGAGCTCGCGGCGGACTGCGGTGGTTTCGAGGGCAACGCACAGACGTTGCGGATCCTGACCAGACTCGAACCCAAGCTGGTGGCTCCGGACGGTACCGAGTGCGGTCTCAATCTCACCCGTGCCTGCCTGGACGCCGCCACGAAATACCCGTGGCCGCTGTCGCACGACGGATACGGCAAGTTCGGGGTCTACGAGTCGGACTCGGCCGTGTTCCGGTGGCTGCGACTGGGAGCGCCTTCCCGCGCGCGTTGTCTGGAGGCCCAGATCATGGACTGGGCCGACGACGTCGCCTATTCGGTGCACGACTTGGAGGACGGGGTGCACACCGGGCGGATCGCACCGCGGGCTCTGTTGGATCCCGAGGAACGTGGGGAGATCCTGCGTATCGCGGACAAGTACTTCCGTGGGCAGCGACCGCTGGACACCGGATCGTTGGAGGCGGCGGCTTTCGAACTGGTGGCGAACCCCGCTCTCGCGGCCGTGCTCGACTACGACGGTTCGGTCACCGCGCAGGTGGCGCTCAAGCGGCTGACCAGTGAGCTGGTGGGACGGTTCGTCGCCGCGGCGGTACGAGCCACCAGGTCGGAGTTCGGGACCGGTCCGCTGACGCGTTACGCGGCCGATCTGGTGGTGCCGGAAGAGGTGGCCGCCGAGGTGGCGGTACTCAAGGCCATGGCACTGCGTTACGTCATGAGCGATCCGGAGCGGCTGCGGCTGCAGGAGTCCCAGCGTCGGATCCTCACCGAGTTGGTCAATGTGCTGGCGCGGGCCGCTCCTGCCTCGTTGACTCCGGCGGCGCGGGTCGCCTGGGAGGCCGCCTCCGACGACCGCGGGCGACTGCGTGCCTTGCTCGATCAGGTGGCCTCGTTCACCGACGCCCAAGCGGTGTCCTGGCATGCACATTGGGTGACTAAAACCGGTTATTCAGTGTGA
- a CDS encoding ribosomal protein S18 acetylase RimI-like enzyme (product_source=COG0456; cath_funfam=3.40.630.30; cog=COG0456; pfam=PF00583; superfamily=55729), which produces MAVRRICVATGDAGEHSRHILRDPELMAHVFAGPYLALQPRLCFLAEISGQPLGYAVAALDSTEFYHRWQREWTPAFAASHPLTGAEERSDDADEHLRLLLHRPLRMLLPDSGSYPSHLHINVLSGARRSGLGAALLRTLFTALEQAGSPGVQLGVRATNAAAHAFYRAMGMTRLPLDDGPAIRFGRPLGG; this is translated from the coding sequence GTGGCGGTACGTCGGATCTGTGTGGCTACGGGGGACGCGGGGGAGCACTCGCGTCACATCCTGCGTGACCCGGAGCTGATGGCCCACGTTTTCGCGGGGCCCTATCTCGCCCTGCAACCGCGACTGTGTTTTCTGGCCGAGATCTCGGGACAACCGCTCGGTTATGCGGTGGCGGCGCTGGACTCGACCGAGTTCTACCACCGCTGGCAGCGGGAGTGGACCCCGGCGTTCGCGGCCAGTCATCCGCTCACCGGTGCCGAGGAACGATCCGACGACGCCGACGAGCACTTGCGGCTGTTGCTGCATCGACCGCTGCGAATGCTGTTGCCGGACTCGGGGAGCTATCCTTCGCACCTGCATATCAACGTGCTTTCCGGAGCCCGCCGTAGCGGACTGGGTGCGGCGCTGCTGCGCACACTGTTCACCGCGCTGGAACAGGCCGGTTCCCCGGGGGTGCAGCTCGGTGTGCGGGCCACCAATGCCGCCGCTCACGCGTTCTACCGTGCGATGGGGATGACACGCCTGCCGTTGGACGACGGCCCCGCCATCCGGTTCGGCCGACCACTGGGCGGGTAG
- a CDS encoding undecaprenyl diphosphate synthase (product_source=KO:K00806; cath_funfam=3.40.1180.10; cog=COG0020; ko=KO:K00806; pfam=PF01255; superfamily=64005; tigrfam=TIGR00055), whose translation MLRRRGRDREAPNVRAPDPHPSGAQPPSLPPELVPNHVAVVMDGNGRWANERGLPRIEGHKRGEAVVLELTRGAIQLGVQWLSLYAFSTENWKRSPDEVKFLMGFNRDVIHRRVDELDELGVRVRWAGRRPKLWRSVVDELRAAERRTAENQVMNLTMCVNYGGRAEIGDSAREIARLAAAGKINPDKVDQRTVARHLYQPQMPDVDLFIRPSGERRTSNFMLWQSAYAEMVFQDTLFPDVDRTHFWDACAAYARRDRRFGGAVDRTEPDSSSAEPDGEQH comes from the coding sequence ATGCTGCGACGCCGCGGGCGGGACAGGGAAGCGCCGAACGTACGGGCGCCCGACCCGCATCCCTCCGGAGCACAACCCCCCTCACTTCCACCGGAGCTGGTGCCCAACCACGTCGCCGTGGTCATGGACGGCAATGGCAGGTGGGCGAACGAGCGCGGTCTGCCGCGTATCGAGGGGCACAAACGCGGTGAGGCGGTGGTCCTGGAACTGACGCGCGGGGCGATCCAGCTGGGGGTGCAGTGGCTGTCGCTGTACGCCTTCTCCACCGAGAACTGGAAACGCAGCCCCGATGAGGTCAAGTTCCTGATGGGCTTCAACCGGGACGTGATCCACCGCAGGGTGGACGAGCTCGACGAACTCGGTGTACGGGTGCGTTGGGCGGGTCGGCGTCCCAAACTCTGGCGCAGTGTCGTCGACGAGCTGCGGGCCGCGGAGCGGCGTACCGCCGAGAACCAGGTCATGAACCTGACGATGTGCGTCAACTACGGCGGGCGCGCGGAGATCGGCGACTCGGCACGTGAGATCGCCAGGCTCGCCGCGGCGGGCAAGATCAATCCGGACAAGGTGGACCAGCGTACGGTGGCACGCCACCTGTACCAGCCCCAGATGCCGGATGTGGATTTGTTCATCCGTCCCTCCGGGGAACGCCGCACCTCCAACTTCATGCTCTGGCAGTCCGCCTATGCCGAGATGGTCTTTCAGGACACGCTGTTCCCGGACGTGGACCGCACTCACTTCTGGGACGCCTGCGCCGCTTACGCGCGCCGTGATCGTCGATTCGGCGGTGCGGTGGACCGAACCGAGCCGGATTCGAGCTCGGCCGAGCCCGATGGGGAGCAACATTGA